One Capsicum annuum cultivar UCD-10X-F1 chromosome 2, UCD10Xv1.1, whole genome shotgun sequence genomic window carries:
- the LOC107860147 gene encoding uncharacterized protein DDB_G0290685, whose amino-acid sequence MFKNSPRRNQQRNKGFKVKHALQICVLVGVCIWLLYQVQHSRSKKASFEQNASVSEKVQTDNDVIRFGRKDLQPLKKEVDVDDEKLTKVTEEDELKRFDDDAKVEEHGHDLEKSAEDREHKAELVDEDRGTEKIQEKEVRGEGNAEAESKERSEDGKGESNEEATDTNTNNSEQSGEESKDQESEKEDKDFNENTDKESESEEKGTEGNVDAGTDLKEEKAQSEENGSEETSTSKSNEVVENESEKKSVELEESNEGKVKENDESAEEKNDEASKEKEDNLSKNEESASSEDKVHDEIDMTNEASTVEKSKEGSSLVKETSESENVKGTEGDGNVALNNEEESKKGEDELQDKKSKNDTSDESLNKLDSESGEHKMLEQNSSADANAAGEVSNGSNTGDSFNAADGTNEATSQQTESGNSASETIQNESNSNNNSNAATGTNEANEHQQENESSTSHSIQNENSGDNSDHAGGTNEANEHQQGNEKNSSDDSNAVAENSKTSKQQQEQDSSASGTKQNENNSGVDSNLGGGTNEANKQQQENESSVTHTTQNENNSGEDSKLAGGTNDANKQQQENDSSATQTAQNENNSIKEAVSVGDGTQNDPNEQLSEKKDSNSSADEESITSSKRAESVGSVDQNGNTVTAGATEKSTGGGNDQNETNQKSDPGSENKINPSNDNDETDADQNKSTDSSSSNSNPDDSQQNQVESTDSAIPKEETETRTDVGTLPQTGNEGNSQEEAAAE is encoded by the coding sequence ATGTTCAAGAACTCACCGCGTAGAAACCAACAGAGAAATAAAGGTTTTAAGGTGAAGCATGCTCTTCAGATATGTGTACTTGTTGGTGTTTGTATCTGGCTGCTTTACCAAGTCCAGCACTCACGTAGCAAGAAAGCATCTTTTGAACAAAATGCAAGCGTCTCAGAGAAGGTACAGACTGACAATGATGTTATCAGGTTTGGAAGGAAGGACCTCCAACCTCTAAAGAAGGAAGTAGATGTTGATGATGAGAAGCTGACCAAGGTGACAGAGGAAGACGAGCTTAAGCGTTTTGATGATGACGCCAAAGTGGAGGAGCATGGCCATGATCTTGAAAAATCAGCGGAGGATAGGGAGCATAAAGCGGAATTGGTGGATGAGGATAGAGGAACGGAAAAAATCCAGGAGAAAGAAGTGAGGGGAGAAGGCAATGCTGAAGCAGAAAGCAAAGAGCGTAGTGAAGATGGCAAAGGTGAGAGTAATGAGGAAGCCACTGACACTAATACCAACAACAGTGAGCAAAGTGGCGAAGAAAGTAAGGACCAGGAGTCGGAAAAGGAAGACAAGGATTTTAATGAGAACACTGACAAGGAAAGTGAAAGTGAAGAGAAGGGAACTGAGGGAAATGTTGACGCAGGAACTGATTTGAAAGAAGAGAAGGCACAAAGCGAAGAGAATGGAAGTGAAGAAACTTCTACGAGTAAAAGCAACGAAGTAGTTGAAAATGAAAGCGAAAAGAAGTCGGTGGAGTTGGAGGAAAGTAATGAAGGCAAAGTAAAAGAGAATGACGAGAGCGCAGAAGAGAAGAATGATGAAGCCAGTAAAGAGAAGGAAGATAACCTAAGCAAAAATGAAGAATCTGCCTCTTCAGAAGACAAGGTTCACGATGAAATTGATATGACTAATGAGGCTTCAACAGTAGAAAAAAGCAAGGAAGGAAGTTCGTTGGTTAAAGAGACATCAGAATCTGAAAACGTGAAAGGGACAGAAGGCGATGGTAATGTTGCCTTGAACAATGAGGAGGAATCCAAGAAGGGAGAAGATGAGTTGCAAGACAAGAAAAGCAAGAACGACACTAGTGATGAAAGTCTGAACAAGTTGGATTCAGAGTCTGGAGAACATAAGATGCTTGAACAAAACAGTTCTGCAGATGCAAATGCTGCTGGAGAAGTGAGTAATGGAAGCAACACTGGGGACAGTTTTAATGCTGCAGATGGAACCAATGAAGCCACTAGCCAGCAGACAGAAAGTGGCAATTCTGCCTCTGAAACCATTCAAAATGAAAGCAACAGTAATAATAACTCCAATGCTGCAACTGGAACAAATGAAGCCAATGAACATCAGCAAGAAAATGAAAGCTCCACCTCTCATAGCATACAAAATGAGAACTCTGGTGATAACTCAGATCATGCAGGAGGAACCAATGAAGCAAATGAACATCAGCAAGGAAATGAGAAAAACTCTAGTGATGACTCCAATGCTGTAGCAGAAAACAGCAAAACCAGTAAGCAGCAGCAGGAACAGGACAGTTCTGCCTCTGGCACCAAACAAAATGAGAACAACTCAGGTGTAGACTCCAATCTTGGAGGAGGAACCAATGAAGCCAACAAACAGCAGCAGGAAAATGAAAGTTCTGTCACTCATACCACACAAAATGAGAACAACTCTGGTGAGGACTCCAAGCTTGCAGGAGGAACCAATGATGCCAACAAACAGCAGCAGGAAAATGACAGTTCTGCCACTCAAACCGCACAAAATGAGAACAACTCAATTAAGGAGGCTGTTTCTGTTGGAGATGGCACGCAGAACGATCCAAATGAGCAGCTATCTGAGAAAAAAGATTCAAATTCCTCGGCAGATGAAGAATCAATAACAAGTTCAAAACGCGCTGAATCTGTTGGATCAGTTGACCAAAATGGCAACACTGTAACAGCTGGTGCAACTGAGAAGTCAACTGGAGGTGGGAACGATCAGAATGAGACGAACCAGAAATCTGATCCAGGCTCTGAGAACAAAATAAATCCCTCAAATGATAATGACGAGACAGACGCAGATCAAAACAAATCGACTGATTCTTCCAGTTCAAACAGCAATCCTGATGACAGCCAGCAAAACCAAGTCGAGTCGACAGATTCTGCAATTCCTAAAGAAGAGACAGAGACTCGTACTGACGTGGGAACATTGCCACAGACAGGAAATGAGGGGAACAGTCAGGAAGAAGCTGCAGCAGAGTAA
- the LOC107860148 gene encoding cysteine desulfurase, mitochondrial, with amino-acid sequence MFSKILTTALRRTTPKPCHVHRRLRRFSTAAAVVGEQYEEDSTGITMKGVKISGRPLYLDMQATSPIDPRVLDAMLPYHISQFGNPHSRTHFYGWESDQAVEAARAQVAALVQASPKEIIFTSGATESNNISVKGVLHFYRDKKRHVITTQTEHKCVLDSCRHLQQEGFDVTYLPVESDGLVDLEKLRAAIRPDTGLVSIMMVNNEIGVIQPMEEIGKICKEFNVPFHTDAAQALGKIPIDVEKMNISLMSLSGHKIYGPKGVGALYIRRRPRIRVEPQMNGGGQERGIRSGTVPTPLVVGFGAACELAMKEMEYDDKRIKALQERLLNGIRSKIDGIVINGSVERRYAGNLNLSFAYVEGESLLMGLKEVAVSSGSACTSASLEPSYVLRALGVEEDMAHTSIRYGIGRFTTEQEIDRAVDLTVNQVEKLREMSPLYEMVKEGIDIKSIQWSQH; translated from the coding sequence ATGTTCTCGAAGATTCTAACAACAGCGTTGCGCCGCACTACACCTAAACCCTGCCATGTCCATCGCCGTCTTCGCCGTTTCTCCACGGCGGCAGCGGTAGTCGGAGAACAATATGAGGAGGACTCTACCGGAATCACGATGAAAGGTGTAAAAATCTCCGGTAGACCTTTATACCTAGATATGCAGGCGACTTCTCCGATCGATCCTAGGGTTCTCGACGCTATGCTTCCTTACCATATCTCCCAATTCGGGAATCCACATTCTAGAACTCACTTTTACGGGTGGGAATCCGATCAGGCTGTGGAGGCGGCCCGAGCTCAAGTTGCCGCCCTGGTTCAAGCTTCTCCGAAAGAGATAATTTTCACCTCAGGTGCTACAGAATCGAATAATATCTCGGTTAAGGGAGTTTTGCATTTTTATAGAGATAAGAAGCGACATGTTATTACTACTCAAACGGAGCATAAATGTGTTTTGGATTCTTGTCGTCATTTACAGCAAGAGGGATTTGATGTAACTTACCTTCCCGTTGAGTCTGATGGACTTGTTGACCTAGAAAAGCTTCGGGCTGCGATACGGCCTGATACGGGGTTAGTGTCAATTATGATGGTGAATAATGAAATTGGTGTGATTCAGCCTATGGAGGAAATTGGAAAAATTTGTAAGGAGTTTAATGTTCCTTTCCATACTGATGCTGCACAAGCGTTGGGGAAGATTCCTATTGATGTGGAGAAGATGAACATAAGTTTGATGTCCTTAAGCGGGCATAAAATTTATGGGCCGAAAGGTGTTGGAGCTTTGTATATTAGGCGTAGGCCGAGGATTAGGGTTGAACCTCAGATGAATGGGGGTGGACAAGAGAGAGGGATTAGGAGTGGGACAGTACCGACTCCGTTAGTGGTAGGGTTTGGGGCAGCTTGTGAACTTGCAATGAAGGAAATGGAATATGATGACAAGAGGATTAAAGCTTTGCAGGAGAGGTTACTGAATGGTATAAGGTCTAAGATCGATGGAATTGTTATAAATGGAAGTGTTGAAAGGCGATATGCTGGTAATTTGAACTTATCTTTTGCGTATGTGGAAGGAGAGAGCTTGTTGATGGGGCTGAAGGAGGTTGCAGTGTCAAGTGGAAGTGCGTGCACCAGTGCAAGTTTGGAGCCATCCTATGTGTTGAGGGCGTTGGGAGTTGAAGAAGATATGGCCCATACATCAATTCGATATGGAATTGGGAGGTTTACTACTGAGCAAGAGATTGATCGTGCGGTTGATCTTACAGTTAACCAGGTTGAGAAATTGAGGGAAATGAGCCCACTCTATGAAATGGTTAAAGAGGGCATTGATATAAAGAGTATACAGTGGTCACAGCATTAG
- the LOC107861364 gene encoding EPIDERMAL PATTERNING FACTOR-like protein 2, translating into MGWNQNFTCHQTLACLTISLLILMSTFQAEGRKLLDTQRHGHDQIESEKRAMFMRSQIGSRPPRCDKRCGSCGHCEAIQVPTNPTITNGNNNHTINNNKVVSSSNIAYARDSDNSNYKPMSWKCKCGNLIFNP; encoded by the exons ATGGGCTGGAATCAGAATTTCACATGTCACCAAACACTAGCCTGTCTTACAATTTCACTTCTCATTCTCATGTCAACGTTCCAAGCTGAAG GAAGAAAATTGCTTGATACTCAACGTCACGGGCATGACCAG ATAGAGAGTGAAAAGAGAGCAATGTTCATGAGATCACAAATTGGGTCGAGGCCACCTAGGTGTGACAAAAGATGTGGTTCTTGCGGACACTGTGAAGCCATTCAGGTTCCAACAAACCCCACAATCACAAATGGAAACAACAAtcacaccatcaacaacaacaaagtaGTATCCAGCAGCAATATTGCCTATGCCAGGGACAGTGACAACTCAAACTACAAGCCTATGAGCTGGAAATGCAAATGTGGAAATCTTATCTTCAACCCTTGA